The Neodiprion fabricii isolate iyNeoFabr1 chromosome 4, iyNeoFabr1.1, whole genome shotgun sequence genome window below encodes:
- the LOC124179712 gene encoding uncharacterized protein LOC124179712 isoform X1, whose protein sequence is MELFHTHCPDIDTGIIRLFNDSYSQHHYIKEDPMCASCEFNKEVSSVTRFLEMARTWMKDTLSICALSVRTGRLVGVAVMRINALSEKAEIYNRIQVLKGEVLPKIMHLKNTLVKQVEIYKTLNIEEYLMIYILSIHPSFERKGVVAALMQATISVGRSLKSPIIFGIFTSKVDQDIAETLNFETFSIVQYSRWIVDDEVVFDDPGIGNYSAALMGFVVPKEQPEETSIKWKDGSKKEKI, encoded by the exons ATGGAACTCTTTCATACGCATTGTCCAGATATCGATACGGGCATAATAAGATTGTTCAATGATTCATACTCACAGCATCATTACATCAAAGAGGACCCAATGTGTGCGTCATGCGAATTTAACAAGGAGGTCAGCTCTGTCACGAGGTTTCTGGAAATGGCGCGTACTTGGATGAAAGATACTTTAAGCATATGCGCTTTAAGCGTACGCACTGGTCGACTAGTCGGAGTTGCCGTCATGAGAATAAACGCTTTGAGTGAGAAGGCGGAGATCTATAATCGAATCCAA GTTCTAAAAGGTGAGGTGCTCCCAAAGATTATGCATTTGAAGAACACCTTGGTAAAGCAAGTCGAGATTTACAAGACACTGAACATCGAGGAGTACTTGATGATCTATATTTTGTCTATTCATCCATCTTTTGAACGAAAGGGAGTTGTAGCGGCGCTGATGCAGGCTACAATTTCCGTTGGCAGATCCTTGAAATCACCTATTATTTTTGGGATATTCACATCCAAGGTGGACCAAGATATCGCAGAGACtctgaattttgaaacgttcTCGATCGTTCAGTACAGTCGATGGATCGTTGACGATGAGGTTGTATTTGATGATCCTGGAATTGGCAATTACTCGGCGGCTCTGATGGGTTTTGTCGTACCGAAAGAACAACCCGAAGAAACCTCCATAAAGTGGAAAGATGGctcaaaaaaggaaaaaatataa
- the LOC124179712 gene encoding uncharacterized protein LOC124179712 isoform X2: MCASCEFNKEVSSVTRFLEMARTWMKDTLSICALSVRTGRLVGVAVMRINALSEKAEIYNRIQVLKGEVLPKIMHLKNTLVKQVEIYKTLNIEEYLMIYILSIHPSFERKGVVAALMQATISVGRSLKSPIIFGIFTSKVDQDIAETLNFETFSIVQYSRWIVDDEVVFDDPGIGNYSAALMGFVVPKEQPEETSIKWKDGSKKEKI; encoded by the exons ATGTGTGCGTCATGCGAATTTAACAAGGAGGTCAGCTCTGTCACGAGGTTTCTGGAAATGGCGCGTACTTGGATGAAAGATACTTTAAGCATATGCGCTTTAAGCGTACGCACTGGTCGACTAGTCGGAGTTGCCGTCATGAGAATAAACGCTTTGAGTGAGAAGGCGGAGATCTATAATCGAATCCAA GTTCTAAAAGGTGAGGTGCTCCCAAAGATTATGCATTTGAAGAACACCTTGGTAAAGCAAGTCGAGATTTACAAGACACTGAACATCGAGGAGTACTTGATGATCTATATTTTGTCTATTCATCCATCTTTTGAACGAAAGGGAGTTGTAGCGGCGCTGATGCAGGCTACAATTTCCGTTGGCAGATCCTTGAAATCACCTATTATTTTTGGGATATTCACATCCAAGGTGGACCAAGATATCGCAGAGACtctgaattttgaaacgttcTCGATCGTTCAGTACAGTCGATGGATCGTTGACGATGAGGTTGTATTTGATGATCCTGGAATTGGCAATTACTCGGCGGCTCTGATGGGTTTTGTCGTACCGAAAGAACAACCCGAAGAAACCTCCATAAAGTGGAAAGATGGctcaaaaaaggaaaaaatataa